The Cellulomonas fulva genome includes a window with the following:
- a CDS encoding serine/threonine-protein kinase — protein sequence MTARRAASAPPTLPGYEHLRTLGLGGFADVFLYRQELPRREVAVKVLLAGSLDDELRERFQTEANLMAQLSHHPSIVTIYQAAFAADGRPYLVMEYCSRAGLAERYRAERISVAEVLRIGVRLASAVETAHRAGILHRDIKPANVLTTDFGWPALTDFGIAATTGHGGGATVGMSIPWSPPELLADHPRGDERSDVYSLAATLYSLLAGRTPFEIPGGQNGAQQLVARIERAPLPPTGREDVPTQLQAVLDRAMSKVPQVRYASAADLGRALQQVEADLRLPVTPLDLLDDPVALEPGPVGGGQDVADATRLRSIVAIPDAQAAGDQEDPTRVRGPVTVDAQAPGPAFVAPAADAVPLTLPVELPEEEADEQRRGRLVAAVASGVVVLAAIIAIALAATSGSTDPQPGDSDFQQGPATAAQEVVPAPRSVEGKRGDDGSVVFTWVNPDPQPDDTYLWGILTVTGEPELAVVPDPTVAVPADQAGDEVCIEVSIVRADRRSSAKPAEACA from the coding sequence GTGACCGCGCGGCGTGCGGCCTCGGCGCCGCCGACGCTGCCCGGGTACGAGCACCTGCGCACGCTCGGCCTCGGCGGCTTCGCCGACGTGTTCCTGTACCGCCAGGAGCTCCCGCGCCGCGAGGTCGCGGTCAAGGTCCTGCTGGCCGGGAGCCTGGACGACGAGCTGCGCGAGCGCTTCCAGACCGAGGCCAACCTCATGGCCCAGCTCTCGCACCACCCCTCGATCGTCACCATCTACCAGGCCGCGTTCGCCGCGGACGGCCGGCCCTACCTCGTCATGGAGTACTGCTCGCGCGCGGGGCTCGCCGAGCGGTACCGCGCGGAGCGCATCAGCGTGGCCGAGGTGCTGCGGATCGGTGTCCGGCTGGCCTCGGCGGTCGAGACCGCGCACCGCGCGGGCATCCTGCACCGGGACATCAAGCCCGCCAACGTGCTCACCACCGACTTCGGCTGGCCCGCGCTGACGGACTTCGGCATCGCCGCGACCACCGGGCACGGCGGCGGCGCGACCGTCGGCATGTCCATCCCGTGGTCCCCGCCGGAGCTCCTCGCGGACCACCCGCGCGGCGACGAGCGGTCGGACGTGTACTCGCTCGCCGCCACGCTGTACTCGCTCCTCGCCGGCCGCACGCCGTTCGAGATCCCCGGCGGGCAGAACGGGGCCCAGCAGCTCGTCGCGCGCATCGAGCGGGCGCCGCTGCCGCCGACGGGGCGTGAGGACGTGCCCACCCAGCTGCAGGCGGTCCTCGACCGCGCGATGTCCAAGGTCCCGCAGGTCCGGTACGCGTCTGCCGCCGACCTGGGCCGCGCGCTGCAGCAGGTCGAGGCGGACCTGCGGCTGCCGGTCACGCCCCTCGACCTGCTCGACGACCCCGTCGCGCTGGAGCCGGGCCCGGTCGGCGGCGGCCAGGACGTCGCGGACGCGACGCGGCTGCGCTCGATCGTCGCGATCCCGGACGCACAGGCCGCGGGCGACCAGGAGGACCCGACCCGCGTGCGGGGCCCGGTGACGGTGGACGCGCAGGCGCCCGGGCCGGCCTTCGTCGCGCCCGCGGCCGACGCCGTGCCGCTCACCCTGCCCGTCGAGCTGCCCGAGGAGGAGGCCGACGAGCAGAGGCGTGGCCGCCTCGTCGCCGCGGTCGCGTCGGGCGTCGTGGTGCTGGCGGCGATCATCGCGATCGCCCTCGCCGCGACCTCGGGCTCCACCGACCCGCAGCCCGGCGACTCCGACTTCCAGCAGGGTCCGGCGACGGCCGCGCAGGAGGTCGTGCCCGCGCCTCGGTCCGTCGAGGGGAAGCGCGGGGACGACGGCAGCGTCGTGTTCACGTGGGTCAATCCCGACCCCCAGCCGGACGACACCTACCTGTGGGGGATCCTGACGGTGACGGGCGAGCCCGAGCTGGCGGTCGTGCCGGACCCGACCGTGGCCGTCCCGGCGGACCAGGCGGGCGACGAGGTCTGCATCGAGGTGTCCATCGTGCGTGCGGACCGCCGCTCGTCCGCCAAGCCCGCGGAGGCGTGCGCATGA